One window of the Saccopteryx bilineata isolate mSacBil1 chromosome 2, mSacBil1_pri_phased_curated, whole genome shotgun sequence genome contains the following:
- the AQP5 gene encoding aquaporin-5 yields the protein MRGSPATGPVYTAAWVTWPRQVANCPRGRARGARGGGEPPTAAKFPPFERSRLLRAGAAHCPPAPAPLGGARPLYSAPLQGPRQAASRAECPEERHGPGSQAPSPAAAAAPTGAPRCRSAPTVTMKKEVCSVAFVKAVFTEFLATLIFVFFGLGSALQWPSALPSILQISLAFGLAIGTLAQALGPVSGGHINPAITLALLLGNQISLLRAVFYVVAQLVGAIAGAGILYGLAPMNARGNLAVNAININTTPGQAFVVELILTFQLALCIFSSTDPRRASPVGSPALSIGLSVTLGHLVGIYFTGCSMNPARSFGPAVVMKRFTPAHWVFWVGPIVGAALAAILYFYLLFPNSLSLSERVAVVKGTYEPEEDWEEQREERKKTMELTAH from the exons ATGCGCGGCTCCCCAGCCACCGGGCCGGTCTACACTGCCGCCTGGGTCACGTGGCCCCGGCAGGTCGCAAACTGCCCCCGCGGGAGAGCTCGCGGGGCCCGGGGAGGTGGCGAGCCCCCAACGGCCGCAAAGTTCCCTCCCTTCGAGCGGAGCCGGCTCCTGCGCGCGGGAGCCGCCCACTGCCCCCCCGCGCCGGCCCCGCTCGGGGGCGCCCGCCCTCTATATAGCGCACCCCTGCAGGGCCCGCGCCAGGCCGCTAGCCGCGCTGAGTGCCCCGAGGAGCGCCACGGTCCTGGGAGCCAGGCCCCcagccccgccgccgccgccgccccgacGGGCGCCCCCCGCTGCCGCTCGGCCCCCACGGTCACCATGAAGAAGGAGGTGTGCTCCGTGGCCTTTGTAAAGGCCGTGTTCACCGAGTTCCTGGCCACCCTCATCTTTGTCTTCTTCGGCCTCGGCTCGGCCCTCCAGTGGCCTTCGGCGTTGCCCAGCATCCTCCAGATCTCTTTGGCCTTTGGGTTGGCTATAGGCACCCTGGCCCAGGCCCTAGGGCCTGTGAGTGGTGGCCACATTAACCCTGCCATCACACTGGCCCTCCTACTGGGCAACCAGATCTCCCTGCTCCGGGCTGTCTTCTACGTAGTGGCCCAGCTGGTGGGTGCCATTGCTGGGGCAGGCATCCTCTATGGGCTGGCACCAATGAATGCCCGGGGCAATCTGGCAGTCAACGCG ATCAACATCAACACAACGCCAGGCCAGGCCTTTGTGGTGGAGCTGATTCTGACCTTCCAGCTGGCGCTCTGCATCTTCTCCTCCACCGACCCTCGCCGCGCCAGCCCCGTGGGCTCCCCGGCCCTGTCCATTGGCCTTTCTGTCACACTGGGCCACCTTGTGGGG aTCTATTTCACCGGCTGCTCCATGAACCCAGCCCGCTCTTTCGGCCCTGCAGTGGTCATGAAGCGGTTCACCCCTGCGCACTGG GTGTTCTGGGTGGGGCCCATCGTGGGGGCTGCCCTGGCTGCCATCCTCTACTTCTACCTGCTCTTCCCCAACTCCCTGAGCCTGAGTGAGCGCGTGGCTGTTGTCAAGGGCACCTATGAGCCAGAGGAGGACTGGGAAGAGCAGCGGGAGGAGCGGAAGAAGACCATGGAGCTGACTGCCCACTGA
- the AQP2 gene encoding aquaporin-2: MWELRSIAFSRAVFAEFLATLLFVFFGLGSALNWSSALPSVLQIAMAFGLAIGTLVQALGHISGAHINPAVTVACLVGCHVSFLRAAFYVAAQLLGAVAGAALLHEITPADIRGDLAINALNNNATAGQAVTVELFLTLQLVLCIFASTDERRGDNVGTPALSIGLSVAMGHLLGIYYTGCSMNPARSLAPAVVTGKFDDHWVFWIGPLVGAILGSLLYNYVLFPSSKSLSERLSVLKGLEPDTDWEEREVRRRQSVELHSPQSLPRGSKA, from the exons ATGTGGGAACTCCGGTCCATAGCCTTCTCCAGGGCCGTGTTTGCAGAGTTTCTGGCCACACTTCTCTTTGTCTTCTTTGGCCTGGGCTCAGCCCTCAACTGGTCGTCGGCCCTACCGTCTGTGCTACAGATTGCCATGGCCTTCGGCTTGGCTATTGGCACCCTGGTGCAGGCTCTGGGCCACATCAGCGGGGCCCACATCAACCctgctgtgactgtggcctgcCTGGTAGGCTGCCACGTCTCTTTTCTCCGAGCTGCCTTCTACGTGGCTGCCCAGCTACTGGGAGCCGTGGCAGGAGCTGCCCTGCTCCATGAGATCACACCAGCAGACATCCGAGGGGACCTGGCTATCAATGCA CTCAACAACAATGCGACAGCTGGCCAGGCCGTTACAGTGGAGCTTTTCCTGACCCTGCAGCTGGTGCTCTGCATCTTTGCCTCTACAGATGAGCGTCGTGGAGACAACGTGGGCACCCCTGCCCTTTCCATTGGCCTTTCTGTGGCCATGGGCCACCTCCTTGGG ATCTACTACACTGGCTGCTCCATGAATCCTGCGCGCTCCCTGGCTCCAGCTGTCGTCACCGGCAAATTTGATGATCACTGG GTCTTCTGGATCGGACCCCTGGTCGGCGCCATCTTGGGCTCCCTCCTCTACAACTACGTCCTGTTCCCGTCCTCCAAGAGCCTGTCGGAGCGCCTGTCCGTGCTGAAGGGGCTGGAGCCGGACACCGACTGGGAGGAGCGCGAAGTGCGGCGGCGGCAGTCGGTGGAGCTGCACTCGCCGCAGAGCCTCCCGCGAGGAAGCAAGGCCTAA